Proteins found in one Mytilus edulis chromosome 2, xbMytEdul2.2, whole genome shotgun sequence genomic segment:
- the LOC139511721 gene encoding uncharacterized protein, whose translation MYDMFIVYDDKDVFTQETLVPVFENQKLEYCSFYDFPGKTIHCILESLDPFPDKILVVISDELCQNEMVKYAISVVLSYATHIYGNASKMFGHVISFITTGSITIKNGLFQLSETTIIDYNSTAAIKDLVSKIRLKLMPFCNILSKNGIAGTLSLNGLSIQHLHSQIFGLIISTQKLCLQIDLDEYFRYRQKHQDHKTVDVLGQSDVLRSPETKVLILLNNNSIKYKKAVSNISNICSTLIGYSSDFKRWKLACSVAGKYGSAEENFLINIYPNVWYEVTRKAVTNIAQPRFERYSSLNERKSSFPKVWKDNDSDKVEKIADAGFFYPGVGYNGQCYSCGCFISNIQYHKTLHTYHASQYPECKFIKQTLSEDEIQNAISQFNNVDKKLYIASYLEEIYCTFESRLETFNRYNISVLDVNRIAEAGFYCVALNIIQCFKCCVRLFHIPQNENIWAIHANISPKCPYIYEKKGKEFISCMQDSKKNSICRDKTIITIKGMHDSTQTEAEDDNSQTDTGEYLFRPW comes from the coding sequence ATGTATGATATGTTTATTGTATATGATGATAAAGATGTGTTTACTCAAGAAACTCTTGTTCCTGTTTTCGAAAACCAGAAGCTAGAATATTGTTCATTTTATGATTTCCCAGGAAAGACAATACATTGCATCCTGGAATCATTAGACCCCTTTCCTGATAAAATACTTGTCGTTATATCGGACGAGTTATGCCAAAATGAAATGGTAAAATATGCTATTTCAGTAGTTCTGTCGTATGCCACCCATATTTACGGGAATGCCAGTAAAATGTTTGGTCACGTTATTTCTTTTATAACTACTGGATCAATAACTATAAAGAATGGTTTATTTCAACTGTCGGAAACTACTATCATTGATTACAATTCAACAGCTGCCATCAAGGATCTTGTATCAAAAATCAGATTAAAGCTAATGCCATTTTGTAACATTCTATCTAAAAATGGCATCGCTGGAACTTTAAGTTTGAATGGATTAAGCATACAACATTTACATTCACAAATATTTGGTCTAATAATTTCAACACAAAAGCTCTGTTTACAAATCGACTTGGATGAATATTTCAGATATCGACAAAAACATCAAGATCACAAAACTGTAGATGTTTTGGGACAAAGTGACGTCCTGAGAAGCCCTGAAACTAAAGTTTTGATCTTACTAAACAACAACTCGATTAAATATAAGAAAGCTGTGTCTAACATTTCTAACATTTGTTCAACTTTAATTGGCTATAGCAGTGACTTTAAACGTTGGAAATTAGCATGTTCTGTTGCGGGAAAGTATGGTTCTGCTGAAGAAAACTTTCTTATAAATATTTACCCAAATGTGTGGTATGAAGTTACAAGAAAAGCTGTTACTAACATTGCGCAGCCACGATTTGAAAGATACAGTAGTCTTAATGAAAGAAAAAGTTCATTTCCTAAAGTGTGGAAAGATAATGATTCAGATAAGGTCGAAAAAATAGCCGATGCTGGTTTTTTCTACCCAGGAGTTGGATATAACGGACAATGTTACTCGTGTGGCTGTTTTATCTCTAATATACAATATCATAAAACTCTTCATACATATCATGCTTCCCAATATCCAGAGTGTaaatttatcaaacaaactttatcaGAGGATGAAATACAGAATGCAATTTCACAGTTCaataatgttgataaaaaattatatattgctTCTTACCTTGAGGAAATATATTGTACTTTTGAATCCAGATTAGAAACATTTAACAGATATAATATAAGTGTATTGGATGTAAATAGAATAGCAGAAGCTGGATTTTATTGTGTTGCTTTAAATATTATTCAGTGTTTTAAATGTTGTGTTAGACTCTTTCACATTCcacaaaatgaaaacatttgGGCAATACATGCAAATATATCTCCAAAATGTccatatatatatgaaaagaagGGAAAGGAATTTATATCATGTATGCAAGATTCTAAGAAAAATTCAATTTGTCGagataaaacaattattacaattAAAGGAATGCATGACAGTACTCAAACTGAAGCTGAAGATGACAATAGCCAAACTGACACTGGAGAATATCTTTTCAGACCATGGTAG